The Acidobacteriota bacterium genome window below encodes:
- a CDS encoding four helix bundle protein — translation MTEQIKSHRDLIVWQKAVHLVVHLYGITKAYPKEETYGLTSQIRRAATSIPANIAEGQGRRLAGEYQQFLGNARGSLWELDTHIEVSFRLDYINQQQYQELRDKMDEVGRILNGLMRSIK, via the coding sequence ATGACTGAACAGATCAAAAGCCATCGCGATTTGATTGTCTGGCAGAAGGCTGTGCATTTGGTTGTGCATTTGTATGGAATCACGAAAGCGTACCCCAAAGAAGAAACTTACGGACTAACGAGTCAAATTCGGCGGGCAGCGACTTCAATTCCCGCCAACATTGCCGAAGGTCAAGGGCGCAGATTGGCTGGTGAATATCAACAGTTTCTCGGCAATGCACGCGGCTCTCTTTGGGAGCTCGATACTCACATTGAGGTCTCGTTCCGACTCGATTACATCAATCAACAGCAATACCAAGAACTCCGTGACAAAATGGATGAGGTCGGACGAATACTCAACGGCTTGATGCGCTCAATAAAGTAG
- the mutL gene encoding DNA mismatch repair endonuclease MutL yields the protein MSKIRVLPDSLANKIAAGEVVERPASIVKELLENSLDAGAQRIEVAIESGGRRLIRLADDGEGMSRDDAILAFERHATSKLKTAEDLDAITTLGFRGEALASIASVAKVRLRTQTQTDLAGTEIEISGGRMLNVRDIAFARGAEFEIRDLFFNVPARRKFLKSEATENFHIANLVTHYALANPQLSFTLINNGRESIRVTPVNDLRERAYQLFGGDFISGLIEVRAAENSGIGELGVRGFVSSPSATRTTRDSQYFFINGRYVRDKVLSRALLEAYRAMIPSGVYPSAMLFVELPPHEVDVNVHPAKTEVRFVRSTIVHDLVRDAIRSAIGTTKSAVTLFAEKKQPAPEQLNAEARTAALDSFLSEQAPKPTRTELREGFRLQMPQPPAPPPAPQQQKIDLSFASAPAPVIEVEEAAGAATEPILHPPTAGEQPPTDNGETPTANRQLPTANSVLHYSNRLGCLGARGADNSNAQLKTAQNLTLHFDEINIGGQLHNSFILASDRTGLLIIDQHVAHERILFEQHWRNLRNRKIEVQRLLIPETLDLTPAQAAAFDQVLPELEANGFELGRLSGRTIALKAIPAILGAGTAQTLLLELLDAIEQDRKGLSLDELHAEIAASLACRAAIKINMPLAPAKMRWLLDELLRMENPATCPHGRPIILRMTMREIERGFQRS from the coding sequence ATGTCCAAAATCCGCGTCCTACCCGACAGTCTCGCCAACAAAATCGCCGCCGGTGAAGTGGTCGAACGCCCGGCCTCCATCGTCAAAGAACTGCTCGAAAACTCGCTGGACGCGGGCGCGCAACGCATCGAGGTCGCCATCGAGAGTGGTGGCCGCCGCCTGATTCGCCTAGCCGACGATGGCGAAGGCATGTCGCGCGACGATGCGATTCTGGCCTTTGAACGCCACGCCACCAGCAAGCTCAAAACCGCCGAAGACCTGGACGCCATCACTACGCTCGGCTTTCGCGGCGAAGCGCTGGCTTCGATTGCTTCGGTGGCAAAGGTGCGGCTGCGCACTCAAACGCAAACCGATCTGGCCGGCACCGAGATTGAAATCAGCGGCGGGCGCATGCTGAATGTGCGCGACATAGCCTTTGCGCGCGGGGCCGAGTTTGAAATCCGCGATTTGTTTTTCAACGTGCCCGCGCGCCGCAAATTCCTCAAATCCGAAGCGACCGAAAACTTCCACATCGCCAATCTGGTCACGCACTACGCGCTCGCCAATCCGCAACTTTCGTTCACGCTCATCAACAACGGACGCGAAAGCATCCGCGTCACACCGGTCAACGATCTGCGTGAACGCGCCTATCAACTCTTTGGCGGAGATTTCATCAGCGGGCTAATTGAGGTAAGAGCGGCGGAAAATTCCGGCATCGGTGAATTGGGCGTGCGCGGCTTTGTCTCTTCGCCCTCGGCCACACGCACGACGCGCGACAGCCAGTACTTTTTCATCAATGGTCGTTATGTGCGCGACAAAGTGCTCAGCCGCGCTTTGCTCGAAGCCTACCGCGCGATGATCCCGTCTGGCGTTTATCCATCGGCGATGCTCTTTGTCGAACTGCCGCCGCACGAAGTGGACGTCAACGTCCATCCGGCCAAGACCGAGGTGCGTTTTGTGCGCAGTACGATTGTGCACGATCTGGTGCGCGACGCCATCCGTTCGGCCATCGGCACAACCAAATCTGCCGTAACGCTCTTTGCCGAAAAGAAGCAGCCCGCGCCCGAACAGTTAAACGCCGAAGCCAGAACCGCCGCACTCGATTCTTTCTTGTCCGAACAAGCGCCCAAACCCACCCGCACCGAATTGCGCGAAGGCTTCCGCTTGCAGATGCCGCAGCCGCCCGCGCCCCCGCCCGCGCCACAACAGCAAAAGATTGATTTGAGCTTTGCGTCTGCGCCAGCACCAGTGATTGAAGTAGAAGAAGCTGCGGGAGCGGCCACCGAACCAATTCTTCACCCGCCAACTGCCGGCGAACAACCACCAACGGACAACGGCGAAACGCCAACTGCCAACCGCCAACTGCCAACCGCCAACTCAGTACTGCATTACAGCAATCGCCTCGGCTGCTTGGGCGCACGCGGCGCAGACAACAGCAATGCCCAACTCAAGACAGCCCAGAACCTGACGCTGCACTTCGACGAGATCAACATCGGCGGCCAATTGCACAACAGCTTCATCCTTGCCTCTGACCGCACCGGCCTGCTCATCATTGACCAGCACGTAGCCCACGAGCGCATCCTGTTCGAGCAACACTGGCGCAACCTGCGCAACCGCAAGATCGAAGTGCAACGCCTGCTCATCCCCGAAACCCTCGACCTGACGCCCGCCCAAGCCGCCGCCTTCGATCAAGTACTGCCCGAACTCGAAGCCAACGGCTTTGAACTCGGACGCCTCTCGGGCCGCACGATTGCGCTCAAAGCCATCCCCGCGATTCTCGGCGCAGGCACAGCCCAAACGTTGTTGCTGGAATTGCTCGACGCCATCGAACAGGATCGCAAAGGCCTCTCGCTGGATGAACTGCACGCCGAAATTGCCGCCAGCCTGGCCTGCCGCGCGGCCATCAAAATCAACATGCCGCTCGCGCCCGCAAAGATGCGCTGGCTGCTGGACGAATTGTTGCGGATGGAAAACCCAGCCACCTGCCCCCACGGACGCCCGATCATTTTGCGGATGACGATGCGCGAGATCGAGCGCGGCTTTCAGCGTTCCTGA